Proteins found in one Planctomycetes bacterium MalM25 genomic segment:
- the btr gene encoding HTH-type transcriptional activator Btr produces the protein MKPQNPQPDFFSQSVREARRFFLDLAPSPDVDLAVVCGGYEDCQADYAIRRVSFPYCSIELVTRGKGLVTLGAEQHELGPGSLFTYGAGVPHRISTDRDTRLGKYFVNFAGSGALSLLTQIAAPPGTCLRISSVPEVQLLFNELIRDGVRGDESSQAICAAMLRCLALRAAAHRSTGDGTGPEPYETYQRCVNHLVANAQRLTSQQQAAAECGVSPEYLSRLFKRHGRQSPYQMLLRLRMNLAAERLLDSDDTIKQVAQDLSYTDPFHFSRTFKATFGVSPSEFRKLR, from the coding sequence ATGAAGCCGCAAAACCCCCAACCCGACTTCTTTTCCCAATCGGTCCGCGAGGCTCGGCGGTTCTTCCTGGACTTGGCCCCCTCGCCCGACGTCGATCTGGCCGTCGTGTGCGGAGGGTACGAAGACTGCCAGGCCGACTACGCGATCCGGCGAGTCTCCTTCCCTTACTGCTCGATCGAGCTGGTAACCCGCGGGAAGGGGCTCGTCACCCTGGGCGCCGAGCAACACGAGCTGGGGCCCGGATCGCTGTTCACCTACGGAGCCGGCGTGCCCCACCGCATCAGCACGGACCGGGACACTCGGCTGGGTAAGTACTTCGTCAACTTCGCTGGGTCCGGGGCACTCTCCCTGCTCACCCAGATCGCCGCCCCGCCCGGGACCTGCCTCCGAATCTCCTCGGTGCCCGAAGTGCAGCTCCTCTTCAACGAGCTGATCCGCGACGGCGTCCGCGGCGATGAATCATCGCAGGCGATCTGCGCGGCGATGCTCCGCTGCCTGGCTTTGCGCGCAGCGGCGCACCGATCCACCGGCGACGGCACGGGGCCCGAGCCCTACGAGACCTATCAACGCTGCGTGAACCACCTGGTGGCCAACGCCCAACGGCTCACTTCCCAACAGCAAGCGGCCGCCGAGTGCGGGGTCTCGCCGGAGTACCTCAGCCGGCTCTTCAAGCGGCACGGCCGTCAGAGCCCGTACCAGATGTTGCTGCGGCTAAGGATGAACCTGGCCGCCGAGCGGTTGCTCGACTCCGACGACACCATCAAGCAGGTCGCTCAAGACCTGAGCTACACGGACCCCTTCCACTTCTCGAGGACCTTCAAGGCGACGTTCGGCGTTTCGCCTAGCGAGTTCCGCAAGCTGCGATAG
- the fucP_1 gene encoding L-fucose-proton symporter has protein sequence MENQTETPQGESPTVPREYLAAFVLVTTLFALWGFANDVTNPMVKSFQQIFQLKAWEGNLVQLAFYGGYGTMAIPAALFIRKASFKAGILLGLALYALGALLFIPASITQEYWLFLGCFYIITFGLAFLETSANPYILSMGPPETATRRLNLAQAFNPMGSLCGMFVAAVLVLPNLDVNAFRQEHIDAHPEYVSQGLTPGEIEGKVNEAMSALQTEEPERYSEIRTHDLGIIRVPYVTIALVVLAVLAAFVVSKMPEGGSADEPVRIGEVISNLMTFRYLGGVLAQGVYVGAQIMCWTNIIEYGMSSLGMSASDAQMHNIGAMCMFLASRFVWTAALRVVPAGILLGLLAIGGTLAVLGAVYLPGYAGIYSLMATSIFLAAMFPTIYGIALGGLTVDDAKLGSAGLIFAIVGGALMPPLQGSIIDMGEVNVLGTTLPAVRASFLLPAACLALVAIYGFLVGRADGGTTKES, from the coding sequence GTGGAAAATCAGACTGAAACTCCCCAGGGCGAGTCGCCGACCGTCCCTCGCGAGTACCTGGCCGCCTTCGTTCTGGTGACGACACTGTTCGCCCTTTGGGGCTTCGCGAACGACGTCACCAACCCGATGGTGAAGTCGTTCCAGCAGATCTTCCAGCTTAAAGCTTGGGAGGGGAACCTCGTGCAGCTCGCCTTCTACGGCGGCTATGGCACGATGGCGATCCCCGCCGCGTTGTTCATCCGCAAGGCCTCGTTCAAGGCGGGCATCTTGCTCGGCTTGGCCTTGTATGCCCTCGGGGCGTTGTTATTCATCCCGGCGAGCATCACGCAAGAGTACTGGCTCTTCCTCGGTTGTTTTTACATCATCACGTTCGGCTTGGCCTTCCTTGAGACCTCGGCAAACCCGTACATCCTGTCGATGGGTCCGCCCGAGACCGCGACTCGGCGATTGAACTTGGCTCAGGCGTTCAACCCGATGGGGTCGCTCTGCGGCATGTTTGTGGCGGCGGTCCTGGTGTTGCCGAACCTTGATGTCAACGCTTTCCGGCAAGAGCACATCGACGCGCACCCCGAGTACGTCAGCCAGGGGCTGACCCCGGGCGAGATCGAAGGCAAGGTCAACGAGGCGATGTCTGCTCTCCAGACCGAAGAGCCGGAACGCTACTCCGAGATTCGCACTCACGACCTGGGCATTATCCGGGTGCCCTATGTGACCATTGCTTTGGTAGTGCTGGCCGTGTTGGCCGCCTTTGTCGTCTCGAAGATGCCCGAAGGGGGATCGGCCGATGAGCCGGTCCGGATCGGCGAGGTGATTTCAAACCTCATGACCTTCCGTTACCTGGGCGGCGTGCTCGCGCAAGGCGTTTACGTTGGCGCCCAAATCATGTGCTGGACCAACATCATCGAATACGGCATGAGTTCGCTCGGCATGAGCGCCTCGGATGCCCAGATGCACAACATCGGCGCCATGTGCATGTTCCTTGCGAGTCGATTTGTCTGGACCGCCGCCCTGCGTGTGGTGCCGGCGGGCATCCTGCTCGGGTTGCTGGCGATTGGCGGTACGCTGGCCGTTCTGGGGGCTGTCTATTTGCCGGGGTACGCCGGCATCTACAGCCTCATGGCGACCTCGATCTTCCTCGCCGCGATGTTCCCGACGATCTACGGCATCGCGTTGGGTGGCCTGACGGTTGACGACGCCAAGCTCGGCTCCGCCGGACTAATCTTCGCGATCGTCGGCGGCGCCCTGATGCCTCCGTTGCAGGGATCGATCATCGACATGGGCGAGGTGAACGTGCTGGGCACGACCCTCCCCGCCGTCCGCGCCTCCTTCCTGCTGCCCGCCGCGTGCCTCGCCCTAGTGGCGATCTATGGCTTCCTCGTCGGACGGGCGGACGGAGGGACTACCAAAGAATCATGA